In Dioscorea cayenensis subsp. rotundata cultivar TDr96_F1 chromosome 9, TDr96_F1_v2_PseudoChromosome.rev07_lg8_w22 25.fasta, whole genome shotgun sequence, a genomic segment contains:
- the LOC120269494 gene encoding histone H2A, translating to MESGGKLKKGAGGRKGGGPRKKPTSRSVKAGLQFPVGRIGRYLKKGRYSQRVGTGAPVYLAAVLEYLAAEVLELAGNAARDNKKNRIIPRHVLLAVRNDEELGKLLAGVTIAHGGVLPNINPVLLPKKSAAAAKEPKSPSKATKSPKKA from the exons ATGGAGTCCGGAGGGAAGCTCAAGAAGGGCGCCGGCGGCCGGAAGGGCGGTGGTCCGAGGAAGAAGCCCACCTCCAGGTCCGTCAAGGCCGGGCTCCAGTTCCCGGTGGGGCGTATCGGGCGGTATCTGAAGAAAGGCCGTTACTCTCAGCGCGTCGGCACCGGAGCCCCTGTTTACCTCGCCGCCGTCCTTGAATACCTCGCCGCTGAG GTGTTGGAGTTGGCTGGGAATGCGGCTAGGGATAACAAGAAGAATCGGATAATCCCTAGGCATGTGTTGCTGGCGGTGAGGAATGATGAGGAGTTGGGGAAGCTCTTGGCCGGAGTGACCATCGCGCATGGTGGTGTTCTGCCGAATATCAACCCTGTGCTGCTGCCGAAGAAGTCAGCGGCGGCTGCGAAGGAGCCAAAGTCGCCATCGAAGGCGACCAAATCTCCGAAGAAGGCTTGA
- the LOC120269492 gene encoding uncharacterized protein LOC120269492, with the protein MASNPFGTSSPSSFDPLLLPSLLSRLQLRPPLPSRSPLDDLLLQSLSTVDHHPDLDEDNDDLSLTGDEEKRRRLLAREVARLEREVIRIIQSGDSDRLLKPNSGRSVAIGDHNICVAARDEPGSEYRVWEWHGHIMFFDHENGFDAEYIYGNYFERLPERKGGRNQPKDDEEEETKLGGLRDLIGDSMSSVMNGGGRVIHRNSLSASSSNSNN; encoded by the coding sequence ATGGCGAGTAACCCCTTCGGAACCTCCTCCCCCTCCTCCTTCGATCCCCTCCTCCTCCCTTCCCTCTTGTCCCGCCTCCAGCTCCGCCCTCCTCTCCCATCGCGCTCCCCCTTGGACGACCTACTGCTCCAATCCCTGTCCACCGTCGACCACCATCCCGATCTCGACGAAGACAACGATGACCTATCGCTCACTGGGGACGAAGAGAAGCGCCGCCGCCTCCTTGCCCGCGAGGTAGCCCGGCTTGAGCGAGAGGTGATCCGTATTATCCAGTCCGGCGACTCCGATCGGCTCCTCAAGCCTAATTCCGGCCGATCCGTCGCCATCGGCGACCACAACATCTGCGTCGCTGCTCGCGATGAGCCGGGATCGGAGTACCGCGTCTGGGAGTGGCATGGTCACATCATGTTCTTTGACCATGAGAATGGCTTCGACGCTGAGTATATTTACGGGAATTACTTCGAGAGGCTGCCGGAGAGGAAGGGCGGCAGGAATCAACCCAAGGACGATGAGGAAGAGGAGACGAAGCTCGGCGGGCTGAGGGATTTGATCGGAGATTCCATGAGTTCAGTGATGAATGGGGGAGGGAGAGTGATTCACAGGAACTCTCTCAGTGCTTCATCTTCGAATTCCAACAATTGA